One Pseudochaenichthys georgianus chromosome 7, fPseGeo1.2, whole genome shotgun sequence DNA segment encodes these proteins:
- the LOC117449065 gene encoding protein SPT2 homolog, whose product MEPVFRRFHSFDFESDQRFQEGLKDLNKTCREEKLLQLKLFFYNRCVEPIDRTRYREWRKHQDSENREEQRGGTSGEPTRTSTTGTSGEPTGTSGEPTGTSTTGTSGEPTGTSTTGTSGEPTGTSTTGTSGEPTGTSTTGTSGEPTGTSTTGTSTTGISGEPTGTSTTGTSTTGISGEPTGTSTTGTSGEPTGTSTTGTSGEPTGTSTTGTSGERRDTSAGTSTGTSRERRDTSAGTPGEPREISTGTSTGTSGERRDTSTGTSAEPRERSTEASGETEEKQLSFAEVMQFVQAGQEVPGAATLEIKPTNESPTASQMERRLKPWET is encoded by the exons ATGGAGCCGGTTTTCCGGAGGTTTCACTCGTTTGACTTTGAGTCTGATCAGAGGTTTCAGGAGGGACTGAAGGATTTAAATAAAACCTGCAGAGAGGAGAAACTGCTGCAGCTGAAACTCTTCTTCTACAACAG GTGTGTGGAGCCCATCGACCGGACGAGATACAGAGAGTGGAGGAAACACCAGGACTCTGAGAACAGGGAGGAGCAGAGAGGAGGAACATCTGGAGAACCTACAAGGACATCTACTACAGGAACATCTGGAGAACCTACAGGAACATCTGGAGAACCTACTGGGACATCTACTACAGGAACATCTGGAGAACCTACAGGGACATCTACTACAGGAACATCTGGAGAACCTACAGGGACATCTACTACAGGAACATCTGGAGAACCTACTGGGACATCTACTACAGGAACATCTGGAGAACCTACAGGGACATCTACTACAGGAACATCTACTACAGGAATATCTGGAGAACCTACAGGGACATCTACTACAGGAACATCTACTACAGGAATATCTGGAGAACCTACAGGGACATCTACTACAGGAACATCTGGAGAACCTACAGGGACATCTACTACAGGAACATCTGGAGAACCTACAGGGACATCTACTACAGGAACATCTGGAGAACGTAGAGATACATCTGCGGGAACATCAACAGGAACTTCTAGAGAACGTAGAGACACATCTGCGGGAACACCTGGAGAACCTAGAGAAATATCTACAGGAACATCAACAGGAACATCTGGAGAACGTAGAGACACATCCACAGGAACATCTGCCGAACCAAGAGAAAGATCCACAGAAGCATCTGGAGAGACGGAGGAGAAGCAGCTCTCCTTTGCCGAGGTGATGCAATTCGTTCAGGCGGGACAGGAAGTGCCCGGAGCCGCCACACTGGAAATAAAACCAACGAACGAGAGTCCCACTGCCTCTCAGATGGAGAGGAGGCTCAAACCCTGGGAGACGTAA